The window TTACCAGAGAGAGCAAAGTAGGACGATTCATAGTGTGAATAGTGTGGTTATGAGTTTTCAGATACGGGGATTCTTTTGAGCCTGCAAAAATCATTGCAAGAAGGACCTTTTTCTTCGCGGCCTCTTATCCCTGTCGTTTGATATTCTTTTGTTGTTGGGCTCGTTGCTGAAGAATTTTTCGCCATTTCGTCAGGCGATCATGAATAACAGCTTCAAAGCCTCTTTCAGTCGGCAGGTAAAAACGCCTACCTGCAAGTGGTTCCGGCAGATGTTCCTGGACAACGAGCCCGTCCTCAGCATCATGGGCATATTGATAGTCCTTGCCGTACCCAATTTTTTTCATCAGCCCGGTAGGGGCATTCCGTAGATGAAGGGGAACGGGGAGGGAGCCGGAGCGACGTATTTCATTTTTAACCTTTTTTTCCGTTAAATACAAGGCATTGCTTTTTGGTGCCGTAGCAAGATACACCGTAACCTGGTACAAAGCCAGTTCTCCCTCTGGAGAGCCCAACATTTCATAGGCCCTTCGGCAGCTTATGGCAACTTCGAGAGCCCTTGGATCACTGACACCGATATCCTCGCTGGCAAAGCGAATCAGACGCCGGGCAATATAGAGAGGGTCCTCTCCACTCACCAGCATCCGTCCCAGCCAATAACAGGCCCCGTCCGGATCACTGTCGCGCAGGCTTTTATGCAGGGCTGAAATGAGATTATAATGCTCTTCCCCTGCACGATCATAGCGGAGTGTCTGCCCCTGGAGCACTTCATGAACAGTTTCGCGCGTAATAACCAGCGGAGCATCACCTTCTTTTTTTACTATGAGAAGTGCTGCTGTTTCAAGGTAATTCAAGGCTCGCCGGCAGTCACCATCAGCGGCTCGGGCGATCATGGTGGCGATTTCTTCTTCCAGGGCAATGCCATAGTTTCCCAGTCCAAAAGCTTGGTTCTGGACGGCGCGTTGAAGAATACCTGTGATGTCCTCCACAGCAAGGGGCTGGAGGAGTAGCATCTGGCAACGGGAAAGCAGGGGGGCTATCACCTCAAAAGAGGGGTTTTCCGTAGTTGCGCCGATGAGTGTCAGGAGACCACTTTCCACATGAGGGAGGAGTGCGTCCTGTTGACTTTTATTGAAACGATGAATCTCATCGACAAAAAGGATTGTTTGTCCCCCTGCCTCGCCTTTTTTTTCTTTTGTCTCATTAACTATTTTTCTGATCTCTTTTACCCCGGATAACACGGCGGAAAAGAATATGAAATCAGCCTGGATGCTGTGGGCCAGAATAGAGGCCAGAGTGGTCTTGCCAGAGCCTGGCGGGCCCCAGAGGAGCAAAGAAGGGATTTTGCCCTTGCTTATTAATTCGTGAAGCAATCTTCCTCTGCCGACAAGATGTTCTTGTCCGTAAAAGTCATCCAGGGAAACCGGGCGCATACGCTCCGCCAGCGGTATAGCATTACGATGCTCTTGTTTTTTGTTTTTATACATAGAACAGTGTCTTGATCCGAGAAGGGAATGTGGGGAATATGATAACATGGAATGAGAAAATTATGCAGAAGAATTTCTGCGGCTACGCCACTGTATTATTTGATGAGTTTTGCCTTTTTTATTTTTCCGAAAGGAAAATTTTGAACGATTTCTTCTTGAAAAAGAATAATTAATCGCCGCTGTTGCCTTGTCCGAAAGTCAATGGTAGAATGTTGATAGAATTCTTTTGCCTGCGAAAGAAAAGACGAGGCCATTTGTCGTATGGATCAGCTCCCGCGATACCCTTCATTCGTTAAAAATTGACCTAAAGAGTACTTATAATGCTGCCGGATATCCTGTTGGTTGCGGACGATCCTAAACTCTGTCAACAGGTTACTGATATCTTGTATGAATATGATGTGGACTGGTGCTTCGCTTACGAGGCCTTGAACATTTGTATTCATCAACCGGTCAGAGTTGTCTTTGTTGTTCAGGACTTGCCAGGGGCCAGCGGACTGGAGTTGTTTGACAGTCTTCACGAGGCTCGGCCTGGTCTGCTTGGTTTTTTGATCGTGGACAGAGAAGCGGCCGGGAGCCTTTGTCCTGCGGCAATGGACAGCGGCTTTGCTGGATTGTTTTCTCCACCTCTTGATCCTGATCATGTGAGGGAACGGGTCGCCAAGGCAATGGAGTCAGCGGCTCTGCGGGAAGAAAATGCCCGCCTCCGTGCCCTCCTGCCCCTCTACGGACTGGGAGAGCATTTCATGTCCTCCACCAGTCAGCACGATGTCCTGGAAAGTCTTCTCAATGTTATTGGTGATCAGACTGCTGCGGACAGCCTGTCGGTGATGCTCTATGACGAGGAAGAAGGTGTCCTGCGTATTGCCGCTTCCCGGGGAATTCCTGAAGAGATGATTGATCAAATCAGGATCAAACCCGGTGATAAAATCGCAGGTCGGGTTTTTCAGGAACGCACACCGGTTATTCTGAACCAGGAGACCCAGAGTGACTCCAGGTTTGCTGATCTCCTGAAACGACCGGAAATTGTCTCTGCTGTTTCCTTTCCTATGATTGTCCGGGATAAAATCCTCGGTGTCCTGAATGTCAGTTATACAGACGGTGATATCCGTTTTGCTGACTCCGATATAGAAATTCTCGGTATCTTCAGTACCCAGGCTGCTCTGGCCATAGAAAATGTTCATGCCTTTGAATCTGTGGCCCAGGAGGCCCGGTTGCAAGCCTTACTGGAGCAGTATGTTGCACCGGAAGTTGCAGAAGTGCTGCTAGCCAGTGATGCTGCTCTCACCACCGGCCTTGGGGAAGTGAAAGAGGCAACAGTCCTTTTTGCAGACATCCGGAATTTTACGGGGATGGTTCAGGAGATTCCTTTGGCTATCCTGCGCGATTTCCTTAACGAGTTTTTTCAGGTCTTCACGGAAACCATTTTTGAATACCGGGGCACGGTGGATAAATTTATGGGAGATGCTGTCCTGGCAATTTTCGGCGCCCTGATAGAACTTGAGCATCCCTCCTTTACAGCTATAGAGACCGCCCTTGCCATCCGCAAACGCTTTGCTGTCCTTAAAGAGGACTGGCAGGCGAGGAACCCTTTTTTTACCACTATTGATCTGGGATTTGCCGTGACCAGAGGTGAGATGTTCCTGGGGAATGTGGGCTCGGCGAGGCGCTTGGATTATACGGTTATTGGCACTGAGGTGAACATTGCTCAGCGCTTGGCTTCAAAGGCAACGTCTTCCAGAATATATATAACAGACAAGGTCCTTGATGATTTAAGGCAAAAGCAGCTTGATCATAGGGTGGTGGTAAAAGATGTGGGCAAGATGGCGTTGAAAGGCGTACAGTATTCAGTCCCAACCTTTAGTGTACTGGGATTAAAAGAAGAAATAGGATAATGAAGGGGGAGAAAAAAAGGTCCTACGCGTGGTTACGACATTCTTTTATGGTGTTCAGCAATAGCATTCAATAAATTTCTTACACTGTTCCCTTCACTATCCCGGGTGAACTCGACACCCATAATAAAGTTTCTGCGTTGTCCTTGCTGGAAAATATTGAACCAGAGCGGCAAGGCTCGGACCTTGAAATCCTCATCAGGGTTTGCTGTGTGCCCCAAGAAAATATTGAGAAAGAGAAGGCTGTTTTCCTGTGTTGAATAAAAAAAATGATAATTATGATCCATAACTTCACTCAAGAGTAAACAGGCGCTGGTTTTTGTCAGGTCGAAGAGTCGTCCTCGCAGAGGACCTGCCAGAACTTTTCCGGTTCCTGCATGTTGCGCTGTAATCTCTATTGGAACAGAGTTTCTGCGTGTTATCTTAGGTTCTGCTGAGATCATCTTTTCTTGCCGGAAAAAAGCCCTCACAATCGCTGTTTTTCAGTTTTCCAAGGAAACAGAACTATGAGCAGCTGAAAAAAAATGTTCTGCTACAGGGAAAAAAGCGTTGTTGAGAATACATTGCTTATAATAGCCTCTCTTTGATTGTTTATCATAAATTTTTCTTTTTACCAGTAAAAAGCACATGCTTTTTACGTCTCACATTGTGGCGAAAGTATCAGGGTTTAAAAAGTTGTATTTCTTTTCATAAGTTGGAGTTGTTTCAATGAATTTAAAAAATGAGGACTTATTGTGTACCCGTTGCTTTATTAACGGGAAGTGGATCTCTTCTGAAGAGAAAAAGAGCATCGCGGTCTATAATCCGGCAACCGGTGAATTGGTCGGTGAGGTTCCCTCTTTGGGGCGGAAAGAGACCCTCTTGGCTATTGAGGCCGCCGATGCTGCTTGGCCTGCCTGGCGAAGCAAGACCGCTCATGAGCGTTCACGTTGTATTCGACGTTGGTATGACCTGATTATTGAAAATAAGGAAGATTTAGCGATCATTATGACCGCTGAGCAGGGGAAGCCCTTGGCAGAATCACGAGGAGAGATCCTCTATGCCGCCAGCTTTGTGGAGTGGTTTGCCGAGGAGGCAAAGAGGGTTTATGGGGATACCGTTCCCATGGCTCAGCCGGGAAAACGGATTATCGTCCTTAAGCAACCGGTAGGGGTCTGTGCTGCCATTACTCCCTGGAATTTTCCTTCTGCTATGATTACCCGGAAGGCTGCTCCGGCTTTGGCTGCTGGTTGTCCTGTCATCGTGAAGCCAGCAAGCCAAACACCCTTATCTGCTTTAGCCCTGGCCAAGCTGGCTGAAGAGGCGGGAATTCCCGCTGGTATTTTTAATGTCCTGACCGGATCAGCCTCGGCGATCGGCGGGGCATTAACAGAAAGCCCTGTTGTCCGAAAACTCAGCTTCACCGGTTCCACTGAAATAGGGAAAATGTTGATGCGGCAATGCGCAGATACGGTTAAGAAAATTTCCCTGGAGCTCGGTGGACATGCTCCTTTTATTATTTTTGATGATGCTGATCTGGATGAGGCTGTTACTAACGCCATTGCCTCTAAGTACCGGAATTCAGGGCAAACTTGTGTCTGTGCTAATCGTTTTATAGTCCAGGAAGGTATCTATGATGCCTTTGCGGAAAAATTGATCCAGGCCGTCCAGGAGCAGCTTAAGGTGGGGAACGGCTTTGATGAAGGCGTTACCCAGGGGCCGCTTATTGATTTGAACGCAGTGCAAAAGGTGGAGCAACAGATTGAGGATGCTGTAGGAAAAGGAGCCCGCTTAGGTTCTGGTGGCAAGAGAGTGGGAGAAACCGGATTTTTCTTTGAACCGACTATCCTGCTCGATGTGACGACCAAGATGCAGATTGCCTATGAAGAGACCTTTGGTCCGGTTGCCCCGCTCTTTTCTTTCTCCACAGAAGAAGAAGCCATTACCTTGGCTAACGATACGCCCTATGGTCTGGCCTCCTATTTTTTCAGTCGAGATATAGGTCGTTGTTGGCGTGTGTCCGAGGCCCTGGAGTACGGAATGGTTGGGGTTAACACCGGAATTATGTCAACAGAGTCTGCTCCTTTCGGTGGTATTAAGGAGTCCGGTATAGGACGCGAGGGCTCGAAATACGGTATTGACGAATACCTTGAGCAGAAATATCTTTGTCTCGGTGGGCTTGAGAAATAAAAACACGTGAGGGGGAGGAAGGATGTGTTACGATCCCCTTTCCCTTTGTTGTTTTCTGTTACTCCCTGGCGAACTCTTTCTTGTTGAAGTCCTCATCTAAATCCCTGCTGTCTACATAGGCATAGGCGCTGTGCTTGTGGATGGACTCAAAGCTTTCCACACTGACCGAGAACCAACCTATTGTTTCATGATCGTTTGCTTTTTGGGCGACTTTCCTGACCACATCCTCAACAAACATGGGGTTGGTATAGGCCTCTTCAGTAACGAATTTTTCATCGGGTCGCTTCAGCAGGGCATAGAGTTCACAGGAACCACAGTTTTCGACCATTTTGATGAGTTCTTCCAGCCAGATAAATCCCAGAGGCTGTACCGTGAGGATTACCTCTGCCCGCTGGTTATGGGCGCCGTGCCTGCTGATTTCCTTTGAGCAGGGACAAAGCGTAGTGAGTGGAACATGAACCTTTAAGAGCAGTTGGTGCTTCTGACCGTCAATATTCCCGATAAAGGAGCAATCATACTCCATCAGGCTTTCCGTTCCAGTCACCGGGGCCTGTTTCGCAATAAAATAGGGAAATCGCATTTCCATTTCAGCCTGTTGTGCCTGAAGATTACTTTGCACCTCAGCTAAGAGCTTGGGAAAAATTTTTGTATGCATGTCCTGCTGATACTGAGCAAGAATACAGGTGAAGGTCTCAAGGCAGGATTGTTTAAAGCGATGGGGCAGGGCGGCCTGCAGGGTGATTTCAGCAACAGTTTGCTGCACGTTTCCTTTTTGTTCACGTATAGAAACAGGGCAGGTAAAGTGTTTTATGCCGACGGAATGTAATTTCATGGAATTTTTTTTCCTGTCAGGATTGGAGCGTTACTCTTGACATAAAAGTATCGGTGGCAAGTTTCGAGGCACTTGGCTGACTTTCATGTTGTATATTGTGTTGTCCCGGCCCATTGGGCTGGGATGGATGTTTATATCACTGATACAGCGAGCGAGCAGTATTACCATATTTTTTTGACCAGCATAAGATAATATTTACAAAACTTACAAAAATGAATACATAGTAACTCTTGCGCTTTTTCAGAAATCCTATTATTTGATCAGATTGTAATTGCACTGTAAAAGAACACTGAACATACCGAAAAATGACGAGCAAAGACAAGCAAGAAAATGCGGTTCGACTTGATAAATGGTTATGGGCTGCCCGTTTTTTTAAGACACGCTCATTGGCCTCAAAAGCGGTGAGTGGTGGTCATGTTCATCTCAATGGTCAGCGGGTAAAACCCTCGCGTATTGTTCAAGGTGGTGAGCAACTGCGCATCAAACGGGGCACAGAGGAGTATACCGTCAATATTTTAGCGCTGAGCGACCGCCGTGGTCCAGCTAAGGTGGCCATCACCCTGTACGAAGAGACTGAGGAATCTCAAGCCCAACGCGAGAAGGCTCGTGAGGAGCGGCGTTTGGTAAAGGCACCAGCTTCCCGACCTGAAGGACGGCCTGATAAACGGGACCGGCGAAAGATCAGGAAGTTCCTGCGCAAAGATGACTGAGATATAAAAAAATAAGTTTACGTAGATAATAAGAACTAGCTATTTTGAGTGAGGAAAAAATGAACAAAGTAGAAAGGGCCTTAATCAGCCTGACCGACAAGTCCGGTATTGAAGATTTTGCCAAGGCATTAACCGAGATGGGTATTGAGATTCTGTCCACCGGTGGAACAGCCAAGAAAATGCGCGATAATGGTATCGTAGTAAAGGATGTTTCTGAGTTCACCGGTTTCCCGGAAATGCTGGATGGACGGGTCAAGACCCTGCATCCTTTGGTCCATGGTGGTATTCTCAATCAGCGGGCAAATGCTGATCATCAGCAGCAATGTACAGAGCATGGCATCAAGCCCATTGATATTATTGCGGTCAATCTCTATGCCTTTGAGAAAACCGTGGCTGATCCCAACTGTAGCCTTGATGATGCTATTGAGAATATTGATATCGGTGGGCCAACCCTTCTGCGCGCTTCTGCCAAAAATTTTCGTGATGTGACAGTCATCGTTGATCCTGCTGATTATGAGCAGGTGCTTGCAGAGATTCGCGCAACCGGCAACACAACTCTGAAAACCAGGTTCAAGCTGGCAGTCAAGGTCTTTCAACTGACCTCCGCATACGATACTGCCATTGCAAATTGGCTGGAAAAAGTGGATGTAGACAGTAACCCCTCTTTTGACGGGGAATAAGAGATAACGTACTCTGTGGAAAAGGGCGGTCCGATTTGGGCCGCCCTTTGTGTTTCCTCTGGGCAGGAAAGGAGAAAAGAATGCAGAAGATAGCAGTACTACTGTCCGGTTCAGGCAGGACCCTGGATAATTTTCATGAAGGTATCCAGACAGGCACTATGAAGGCCGAAATTCAGGTGGTTATTTCCAATGTCAGTGATGCCTTGGGATTGGAAAAGGCCAGAAGATACGGATACCCGGCATTTCATGCTGCCGATAATGCGTCGATTAATGAAATTCTGGCGCAATATGAGATTGACCTGGTTACCCTGGCTGGTTACCTTAAACTCTATACCCCACCGGAACAGCTGCGACAACGGGTGGTGAATATCCATCCCTCCCTGATTCCTTCCTTTTGTGGTCCTGGGTTTTACGGTCATCATGTCCACGAAGCTGTTAAGGCCAGAGGCTGTACTCTGAGCGGTTGTACAGTCCATTTTGCCAATGAGATCTATGATGAGGGACCTATTATTCTGCAAAAATGTGTTGCGTTAGACCGTTCTGATACACCTGATGATATTGCAGACAAAGTGTTTGCCAAAGAGTGTGAGGCCTTTCCTGAAGCCGTGAATCTGGTGGATGAAAAGGGCATTGCTTATTTCTGGAACAGAGGTTGAAATGTCCACCCGTATTGTTATGAACAGCGAAGCCATTGAGCGGAGCATTGAGCGATTGGCTATGGAAATCATTGAGCGGAATCAGGGGGTCGATAATCTGGCTATTGTCGGCATCCATACCGGTGGTGTCTTTATGGCATCCCGGCTCCATGAAAAGATTACTGCTCACGAGGAAAATGAGGTGCCGACCGCCAGTCTGGACATCACCTTGTACAGGGATGACTGGAGCCTGATCTCACAAAATCCCATTGTGCGAAAGAGCAATATTGAATTTACGGTGGCTGATAAGGATGTGGTGCTGGTGGATGATGTTATTTTCACCGGACGCACTATTCGGGCCGCAATGGATGCGCTGATGGATTACGGGCGTCCCCGTTCCATTCAGCTGGCGGTTCTGGTTGATCGACAGGGTCGTGAACTCCCGATTCAG is drawn from Candidatus Electrothrix aestuarii and contains these coding sequences:
- a CDS encoding adenylate/guanylate cyclase domain-containing protein encodes the protein MLPDILLVADDPKLCQQVTDILYEYDVDWCFAYEALNICIHQPVRVVFVVQDLPGASGLELFDSLHEARPGLLGFLIVDREAAGSLCPAAMDSGFAGLFSPPLDPDHVRERVAKAMESAALREENARLRALLPLYGLGEHFMSSTSQHDVLESLLNVIGDQTAADSLSVMLYDEEEGVLRIAASRGIPEEMIDQIRIKPGDKIAGRVFQERTPVILNQETQSDSRFADLLKRPEIVSAVSFPMIVRDKILGVLNVSYTDGDIRFADSDIEILGIFSTQAALAIENVHAFESVAQEARLQALLEQYVAPEVAEVLLASDAALTTGLGEVKEATVLFADIRNFTGMVQEIPLAILRDFLNEFFQVFTETIFEYRGTVDKFMGDAVLAIFGALIELEHPSFTAIETALAIRKRFAVLKEDWQARNPFFTTIDLGFAVTRGEMFLGNVGSARRLDYTVIGTEVNIAQRLASKATSSRIYITDKVLDDLRQKQLDHRVVVKDVGKMALKGVQYSVPTFSVLGLKEEIG
- the pyrR gene encoding bifunctional pyr operon transcriptional regulator/uracil phosphoribosyltransferase PyrR, which codes for MSTRIVMNSEAIERSIERLAMEIIERNQGVDNLAIVGIHTGGVFMASRLHEKITAHEENEVPTASLDITLYRDDWSLISQNPIVRKSNIEFTVADKDVVLVDDVIFTGRTIRAAMDALMDYGRPRSIQLAVLVDRQGRELPIQPDFTGVCIRADASERVDVLLSEDREGDEVVLGRK
- a CDS encoding phosphoribosylglycinamide formyltransferase; the encoded protein is MQKIAVLLSGSGRTLDNFHEGIQTGTMKAEIQVVISNVSDALGLEKARRYGYPAFHAADNASINEILAQYEIDLVTLAGYLKLYTPPEQLRQRVVNIHPSLIPSFCGPGFYGHHVHEAVKARGCTLSGCTVHFANEIYDEGPIILQKCVALDRSDTPDDIADKVFAKECEAFPEAVNLVDEKGIAYFWNRG
- a CDS encoding NAD-dependent succinate-semialdehyde dehydrogenase: MNLKNEDLLCTRCFINGKWISSEEKKSIAVYNPATGELVGEVPSLGRKETLLAIEAADAAWPAWRSKTAHERSRCIRRWYDLIIENKEDLAIIMTAEQGKPLAESRGEILYAASFVEWFAEEAKRVYGDTVPMAQPGKRIIVLKQPVGVCAAITPWNFPSAMITRKAAPALAAGCPVIVKPASQTPLSALALAKLAEEAGIPAGIFNVLTGSASAIGGALTESPVVRKLSFTGSTEIGKMLMRQCADTVKKISLELGGHAPFIIFDDADLDEAVTNAIASKYRNSGQTCVCANRFIVQEGIYDAFAEKLIQAVQEQLKVGNGFDEGVTQGPLIDLNAVQKVEQQIEDAVGKGARLGSGGKRVGETGFFFEPTILLDVTTKMQIAYEETFGPVAPLFSFSTEEEAITLANDTPYGLASYFFSRDIGRCWRVSEALEYGMVGVNTGIMSTESAPFGGIKESGIGREGSKYGIDEYLEQKYLCLGGLEK
- a CDS encoding S4 domain-containing protein; translation: MTSKDKQENAVRLDKWLWAARFFKTRSLASKAVSGGHVHLNGQRVKPSRIVQGGEQLRIKRGTEEYTVNILALSDRRGPAKVAITLYEETEESQAQREKAREERRLVKAPASRPEGRPDKRDRRKIRKFLRKDD
- a CDS encoding replication-associated recombination protein A; amino-acid sequence: MYKNKKQEHRNAIPLAERMRPVSLDDFYGQEHLVGRGRLLHELISKGKIPSLLLWGPPGSGKTTLASILAHSIQADFIFFSAVLSGVKEIRKIVNETKEKKGEAGGQTILFVDEIHRFNKSQQDALLPHVESGLLTLIGATTENPSFEVIAPLLSRCQMLLLQPLAVEDITGILQRAVQNQAFGLGNYGIALEEEIATMIARAADGDCRRALNYLETAALLIVKKEGDAPLVITRETVHEVLQGQTLRYDRAGEEHYNLISALHKSLRDSDPDGACYWLGRMLVSGEDPLYIARRLIRFASEDIGVSDPRALEVAISCRRAYEMLGSPEGELALYQVTVYLATAPKSNALYLTEKKVKNEIRRSGSLPVPLHLRNAPTGLMKKIGYGKDYQYAHDAEDGLVVQEHLPEPLAGRRFYLPTERGFEAVIHDRLTKWRKILQQRAQQQKNIKRQG